A stretch of Arachis hypogaea cultivar Tifrunner chromosome 15, arahy.Tifrunner.gnm2.J5K5, whole genome shotgun sequence DNA encodes these proteins:
- the LOC112750584 gene encoding uncharacterized protein, translating into MALFNMRVHHGGVFGYENGVLRYLKGRSTVVEDIDGDRWSVFEAYEELRQLGYLKSTIAALWYKDPTADDYESQLKLLIGDTDAIEMCTIAAKRGFVDLFVVHEVGNVEGFPEVDFLDVGGETVGGESEGPLRDGLDLVVFEGNVQKSDGAGVAAEAECQNKDGGVELGQEGHEADNESDTSGEDSDDPT; encoded by the coding sequence ATGGCGCTCTTCAACATGCGGGTGCACCATGGTGGGGTATTTGGATATGAGAATGGTGTGCTCAGGTACTTGAAGGGTCGATCTACAGTCGTTGAAGACATTGACGGTGATCGGTGGAGTGTGTTTGAGGCATACGAGGAGCTCAGGCAGCTTGGATACTTGAAGTCCACCATCGCCGCGTTATGGTATAAAGACCCAACTGCGGATGATTATGAGAGTCAGTTGAAGCTGTTGATAGGTGACACAGATGCAATTGAAATGTGTACCATAGCAGCTAAGAGAGGCTTTGTTGATTTGTTTGTGGTGCATGAGGTTGGGAATGTCGAGGGGTTTCCAGAGGTCGATTTTCTGGACGTGGGGGGAGAAACTGTAGGCGGCGAGAGTGAGGGACCTTTACGTGATGGTCTGGATTTAGTGGTGTTTGAAGGGAATGTACAAAAGAGTGATGGAGCTGGGGTTGCGGCTGAAGCAGAATGCCAGAATAAGGACGGTGGAGTGGAATTAGGCCAAGAGGGACATGAGGCGGACAACGAGAGTGATACCAGTGGCGAAGACAGTGATGACCCAACATAG
- the LOC140179305 gene encoding uncharacterized protein: MADAPPPTPSELLRMVTELQQANQRMAEDNQRMQNQIAQLVQARLEHNNDDHEQQGNNERTHVSETPQSNNEGNHQNEEAQPDNEEEQPDNSAGPFTADIMNFQLPRQFTLPSTLTPYDGLGDPKKHVKKFRSIMIVNGASDPILCRCFPSFLDGPALDWFCSLPADSISRFQELAGQFEDHFVASAIYLHDSDYLTTIKQGPQESLKDYITRFTKVAMKIPDLHPEVHLHAIKSGLRPGKFQETITVAKPKTLAEFREKAKGQIDIEELRQARKADKSATKDDEKPRDNKKEFKPVPRYESYTQFNTKRDDIIKEILNSKLIKPPERYCTFHQKHGHTTDECVIAKDLLERLARQDHLDKFITGHMQKRTASGFEQPTTGPSSKDKDKAPAHPRGVINCISGGYAGGGHTSSARKRTYRAMLAVENSAHNPPPMEDVPELTFGHADLNSSHTNYDDPVVISIQLGDLIVRKVLLDLGSSVDILFFTTFQKMKLSTNILQQYSGELVGFSGERVPVMGSVWLQTTLGEQPLSKTQDIQYLVVDCFSPYNVILRRPFLNKFTAIVSTFHLCVKFPMQDNIIATIHSDLREARQCYNISLKPVKYNTEARVNSIQSEQPVLAELDPRADFQERPVPNEDLIRVTLTDDQTKFTFIGASMDKDAKEKLIAFLRKNTDLFAWTSGDMPGISPSVITHRLAVSPTVRPVSQKKRNLGAEKRAASMTEVNKLIDAQFIRELRFTTWLANVVMIFMHPSDQEKTAFITEYGNYCYNVMPFGLKNAGAMYQRLMNKVFEQQIGRNVEVYVDDMVVKTKVGHPHIEDLDEIFTQIRKYNMRLNPEKCAFGVQGGKFLGFILTSRGIEANPEKCQAILDMHSPKTVKEVQRLTGRLAALSRFLPCLAAKSFNFFQCLKKTAKHFSWNEECEEAFLSLKQFLSKPPVLQKPKLGETLYLYLSVTDVTISSVIITENNKDQQPVYFVSKLLQNAELRYPMLEKLVLALVFSARRLRPYFQSHTIIVRTAQPLRQILSKPELAGRLINWSIELSEFDIQYQPRGSVKSQCLADFVAELIYSNSKDEGQPWTLFVDGASNPQGAGAGILLESSDGIVIEHSLRFSFKASNNQAEYETLIAGLRTEADLALSEAHEGICGIHCGARSLAQKVLRAGFYWPTIWDDSRQKVRTCDKCQKHSPVINMPAEQLHQSVVSCPFNRWGIDILGPFPTAPRQVKYLIVAIDYFSKWIEAHPVAKITSSQMISFVWKSIICRFGVPGHIVTDNGRQFTDHNFKEFLQNLKIKQHFSSVEHPQSNGLAEAANKVVLQALRKKLDDAKGLWAELIPEVLWAYNTTAHSTTKETPFRLVYGSEAMIPMEISQDSIRMLAEHHDEARQAELDLIEKIRETSAVRHRALQQQLSRRYAHKARRPSSHGKLAATWDGPYRVYEVLGRGAYKLEELDGTKIPSTWNVNSLKQYYS; the protein is encoded by the exons ATGGCTGATGCTCCCCCGCCCACCCCATCCGAGCTTTTACGGATGGTGACCGAGCTCCAACAAGCAAACCAACGAATGGCGGAGGATAACCAGAGAATGCAAAACCAAATCGCCCAGTTAGTACAAGCTCGCTTAGAACACAATAATGATGATCATGAGCAGCAAGGAAACAACGAACGAACTCATGTTTCTGAGACACCACAGAGCAACAATGAAGGAAATCATCAGAATGAAGAAGCTCAGCCTGATAATGAGGAAGAACAGCCCGATAACTCTGCGGGGCCATTTACAGCAGATATAATGAATTTTCAGCTCCCCAGACAATTCACTCTTCCATCAACTCTAACCCCATATGACGGATTGGGCGACCCAAAGAAACACGTCAAGAAGTTCCGATCTATTATGATTGTTAACGGTGCATCTGATCCAATTCTTTGTCGATGTTTTCCATCTTttttagacggtcctgcacttgactGGTTTTGCTCTTTGCCTGCAGATTCGATATCCCGTTTTCAGGAGTTAGCCGGCCAATTTGAAGACCATTTTGTAGCATCCGCAATATACCTCCACGATTCTGACTATTTAACGACCATTAAGCAGGGACCACAAGAGAGCCTGAAAGACTATATAACTCGCTTCACGAAAGTGGCCATGAAGATCCCTGATCTCCATCCTGAGGTCCATCTTCATGCCATTAAAAGTGGCCTGCGTCCAGGTAAATTTCAGGAGACCATTACTGTCGCAAAACCAAAAACCTTGGCCGAGTTCCGCGAGAAAGCCAAGGGACAGATCGACATCGAAGAGCTTCGCCAAGCACGAAAGGCAGATAAATCGGCCACCAAGGACGATGAAAAGCCACGCGATAacaagaaggaattcaagccagtcCCGCGATATGAATCTTATACCCAGTTTAACACCAAACGGGATGATATAATCAAGGAGATACTGAATTCCAAACTGATCAAACCCCCCGAAAG ATATTGCACTTTTCATCAAAAGCATGGCCACACAACCGACGAATGCGTCATCGCCAAAGATTTATTGGAGCGCTTGGCACGGCAAGACCATCTTGACAAATTCATTACAGGACATATGCAAAAGAGAACAGCATCAGGCTTCGAACAACCTACAACAGGTCCATCGTCAAAGGACAAGGATAAAGCTCCTGCTCACCCTAGAGGGGTGATCAATTGCATTTCAGGTGGCTATGCTGGTGGTGGCCATACAAGCTCGGCTAGAAAAAGGACCTACAGAGCCATGTTAGCAGTCGAGAATAGCGCTCATAACCCACCGCCGATGGAAGACGTCCCCGAGTTGACCTTCGGACACGCCGATCTTAATTCCAGTCACACCAACTACGATGATCCCGTGGTTATTTCCATCCAATTGGGCGACCTCATAGTCAGAAAAGTCCTACTCGATCTTGGAAGTAGTGTTGATATCCTTTTCTTTACCACATTTCAGAAAATGAAACTGAGCACTAACATTTTACAGCAATATTCGGGAGAACTGGTCGGCTTCTCAGGAGAACGAGTTCCCGTGATGGGATCTGTGTGGTTGCAAACCACTCTCGGAGAGCAACCCTTGTCTAAAACACAAGACATCCAGTATCTGGTGGTAGACTGTTTTAGTCCTTATAATGTTATATTAAGGAGACCATTTTTGAATAAATTCACTGCAATAGTTTCAACATTTCACCTTTGTGTCAAGTTTCCTATGCAGGACAACATCATTGCAACAATCCACAGTGATTTACGCGAAGCTCGGCAGTGCTACAATATAAGCCTTAAGCCCGTGAAATATAACACCGAAGCTCGTGTCAATTCCATACAATCAGAACAGCCAGTCCTAGCCGAGCTGGACCCAAGGGCCGACTTTCAAGAGCGCCCTGTACCAAATGAGGATCTAATAAGGGTCACCCTGACTGACGATCAGACGAAGTTCACCTTTATCGGAGCGTCGATGGATAAAGACGCAAAGGAGAAGCTGATTGCATTCTTACGTAAGAATACCGACTTATTTGCTTGGACCTCCGGAGATATGCCAGGAATTAGTCCATCAGTAATAACACACAGGTTAGCAGTCAGCCCAACAGTCCGACCAGTGTCTCAGAAAAAGAGGAACCTCGGAGCTGAGAAGCGAGCGGCCTCAATGACAGAAGTCAACAAACTCATCGATGCTCAGTTCATCAGAGAACTCAGATTTACAACATGGTTGGCCAACGTTGTTATG ATCTTTATGCATCCatcagaccaagaaaaaacagctTTTATAACTGAATACGGTAATTACTGCTATAATGTTATGCCCTTTGGTttaaagaatgcaggtgcgatgtaccaaagattgatgaataaagtctttgAGCAGCAGATTGGCAGGAACGTCGaggtatatgtggatgacatggtCGTCAAAACAAAGGTCGGCCATCCCCACATAGAGGACCTTGATGAGATATTTACTCAAATCAGAAAATACAACATGAGGTTAAACCCTGAAAAATGTGCCTTTGGTGTTCAAGGAGGAAAATTTCTCGGGTTTATCTTGACAAGCCGAGGAATAGAGGCTAATCCAGAAAAGTGCCAAGCTATTCTCGACATGCACAGTCCTAAAACGGTAAAAGAAGTTCAGCGGCTGACAGGCCGATTAGCTGCGTTATCAAGATTCCTGCCGTGTTTAGCAGCTAAATCCTTTAACTTCTTTCAATGTTTAAAGAAAACAGCAAAGCACTTTTCTTGGAATGAAGAGTGTGAAGAAGCATTCCTGAGCTTAAAACAATTTCTGTCTAAGCCACCTGTTCTGCAGAAGCCAAAGCTCGGCGAaacattatatttatatttatccgTAACTGATGTGACCATTAGTTCTGTTATTATTACAGAAAACAACAAGGATCAACAGCCGGTCTATTTCGTGAGCAAGTTACTACAAAATGCTGAGCTACGTTACCCAATGCTCGAGAAGCTCGTCCTAGCACTAGTCTTCTCCGCCAGACGACTCCGACCTTATTTTCAGAGCCATACAATTATCGTTCGAACAGCACAACCACTTCGGCAGATACTTTCTAAGCCTGAGTTAGCAGGACGGTTAATTAATTGGTCCATAGAGCTGTCGGAATTTGACATTCAGTATCAACCTAGAGGGTCTGTTAAATCACAATGTTTAGCGGACTTCGTGGCCGAACTTATATACTCAAACTCCAAGGATGAAGGTCAACCCTGGACCTTATTCGTGGACGGTGCTTCGAACCCTCAAGGGGCAGGTGCAGGAATACTACTCGAAAGCTCAGATGGCATAGTAATCGAGCATTCTCTCAGATTCTCGTTCAAGGCAAGCAACAACCAGGCTGAATATGAAACCCTCATTGCTGGGCTCAG GACAGAAGCCGATCTTGCTTTATCCGAAGCCCATGAGGGCATTTGTGGAATACATTGTGGAGCTCGGAGCTTAGCGCAAAAGGTACTCCGGGCAGGCTTTTACTGGCCGACGATATGGGACGATAGCAGGCAAAAAGTCAGAACCTGTGACAAATGCCAGAAGCACTCACCGGTCATTAATATGCCTGCTGAGCAGCTTCATCAATCAGTGGTAAGTTGTCCATTCAATAGATGGGGAATCGATATTCTCGGACCATTTCCTACTGCCCCAAGACAGGTGAAATATTTAATTGTTGCAATAGATTATTTCTCCAAATGGATTGAAGCACATCCTGTGGCAAAAATTACATCATCCCAAATGATAAGCTTTGTTTGGAAAAGCATAATTTGTAGATTtggtgtaccgggtcacatcgtAACCGACAATGGTCGGCAGTTCACTGACCATAACTTCAAGGAATTTTTGCAGAATTTAAAGATAAAACAACACTTTTCATCGGTCGAACATCCACAGTCTAATGGGCTAGCAGAGGCCGCTAACAAAGTCGTCCTTCAAGCATTGCGGAAAAAGCTCGATGATGCAAAGGGATTGTGGGCCGAACTCATTCCAGAAGTGTTATGGGCATATAACACTACAGCACATTCAACGACCAAAGAAACACCATTTCGCTTGGTTTATGGATccgaggcaatgattccaatggAGATATCACAAGACTCAATTCGGATGTTAGCCGAGCATCATGATGAAGCTCGGCAGGCAGAGCTCGACCTAATTGAGAAAATTCGCGAAACATCAGCCGTCCGGCACCGGGCACTACAGCAGCAACTTAGCCGACGATATGCCCATAAA GCCCGCCGACCTTCTTCCCACGGAAAACTCGCCGCAACCTGGGATGGTCCATACCGAGTATATGAAGTACTAGGGCGAGGAGCTTATAAATTGGAGGAATTAGATGGCACCAAAATCCCAAGCACATGGAACGTCAACTCTTTGAAACAATATTACAGTTAG